Proteins from one Mesotoga infera genomic window:
- the pstB gene encoding phosphate ABC transporter ATP-binding protein PstB has product MEDTIFAIDKLNVFYGEKHALKDVTCKISRRKVTAVVGPSGCGKSTFLRTLNRMNDLIASYRHTGSIKLLGKETLTMDPVTLRKQVGMVFQKPNPFPKSIQDNVTYGPRVHGVKNRQRLKEITERSLKQAALWDEVKDELKKNALNLSGGQQQRLCIARALSVEPEVLLLDEPTSALDPIATQKIEKLIEELSERYTIIIVTHNLQQALRISDYLMFFYVGELVEFDATEKITTNPSDPRTSDYLRGIFS; this is encoded by the coding sequence GTGGAAGATACGATCTTCGCAATAGATAAATTGAACGTCTTTTACGGTGAAAAGCATGCGTTGAAAGACGTGACATGTAAAATATCCCGAAGGAAGGTGACGGCTGTCGTTGGTCCTTCCGGTTGCGGTAAATCGACCTTTCTCAGAACATTGAACAGGATGAATGATTTGATCGCTTCTTATAGGCATACCGGCTCCATAAAACTTCTGGGCAAAGAAACGCTAACAATGGACCCGGTCACTTTGAGAAAACAGGTGGGCATGGTCTTTCAAAAGCCCAATCCCTTTCCCAAAAGCATACAGGATAATGTAACGTATGGGCCAAGAGTACACGGCGTGAAGAACCGTCAGAGATTGAAAGAGATAACCGAGCGTTCCCTCAAACAGGCGGCGCTCTGGGATGAAGTGAAGGACGAGTTGAAAAAGAACGCGCTGAACCTCTCCGGTGGACAGCAACAGAGACTCTGCATTGCAAGGGCGCTATCGGTAGAACCGGAAGTCCTGCTGCTTGACGAGCCTACCAGCGCTCTGGATCCCATCGCAACGCAGAAGATAGAAAAACTTATCGAAGAACTCTCTGAAAGGTATACTATAATAATAGTTACCCACAATTTGCAGCAGGCTCTGAGGATTTCTGATTACTTGATGTTCTTCTATGTTGGTGAACTGGTCGAGTTCGATGCGACCGAGAAGATAACTACTAACCCGTCAGATCCGAGAACCAGCGACTATTTGAGGGGTATTTTCAGCTAA
- the pstA gene encoding phosphate ABC transporter permease PstA — MNVDAIVKIIFAIVSYALIGLMLALIGFLIINGLDDISWEFLTTFPSNSMTEGGVWPAIVGTVYFVTVALLFSIPVGILAAIYLSEYSKDTAFRRLILAANNILSGIPSVVFGLFGLSLFSITFGFGTSVLAGGLTLGIMSLPYIISNTHESLIAIPESYREASLALGANKAETTFRIVLPASFSRILTGVIIATGRIIGETAPILFTGAAFYITRNPTGPFEPAMALPTHIFVLSAVYPDNVTPKLEGSISLLLIIVVVLFLLVAIRRKKEMKKLEV, encoded by the coding sequence ATGAATGTAGACGCGATCGTGAAGATAATCTTCGCCATCGTTTCATACGCTTTGATCGGCCTTATGCTTGCTTTGATAGGCTTTCTAATTATCAATGGTCTGGATGATATAAGCTGGGAGTTTTTAACGACATTTCCAAGCAACTCGATGACTGAAGGCGGAGTATGGCCTGCAATAGTTGGAACGGTTTACTTCGTGACGGTGGCTTTGTTGTTCTCGATACCCGTTGGAATACTGGCAGCCATTTATCTGAGCGAATACAGCAAAGACACAGCCTTCAGAAGACTTATTCTCGCCGCTAACAACATTCTTTCCGGGATCCCCTCAGTTGTCTTCGGCCTGTTTGGCCTATCACTCTTCTCGATCACTTTCGGGTTCGGAACGTCTGTTCTAGCCGGAGGATTGACACTGGGTATAATGTCTCTTCCATACATAATATCCAACACGCACGAGAGCCTTATTGCCATTCCAGAGTCATATAGAGAAGCGTCTCTCGCGTTGGGCGCCAACAAGGCCGAGACGACTTTCAGAATAGTTTTGCCGGCTTCTTTCTCTCGAATTTTGACAGGGGTTATCATAGCGACTGGAAGAATAATAGGAGAGACGGCACCTATACTTTTCACCGGTGCGGCCTTCTATATAACCAGGAATCCCACTGGTCCCTTCGAACCGGCGATGGCCTTACCGACGCATATATTCGTTCTTTCGGCCGTGTATCCCGATAATGTTACTCCCAAACTCGAAGGCAGCATATCTCTCCTCTTGATCATAGTGGTGGTTCTCTTCTTACTCGTCGCCATCAGACGGAAAAAAGAAATGAAGAAACTGGAGGTGTGA
- the pstC gene encoding phosphate ABC transporter permease subunit PstC: MRRKKVELSAKVLVTFAALLTSIIVFGIFYFLVSDGVRVFGKISLKDFFLSTRWYPTYEDAEFGILALLAGTLSVTGLTLAVAIPMGFICAIFLAEFSGKKSHDAIKYIFELMAGIPSVVLGSFGLKYVSRWLMEHFPLQIWTGLNVMNASLMLSVLAMPYFVTLMEDALRAVPIDQKEASLALGANMTGTIFRILLPQARSGILNAIILGTNRVIGETMVVLMIAGGATMIPSSIFDPVRPLTSAIAGEMGEVELGSTHYFALFMIGVVLMVISTVFTLIAMKLKRSKEK, encoded by the coding sequence TTGAGAAGAAAGAAAGTTGAACTATCGGCGAAGGTTTTAGTGACCTTCGCCGCTTTGCTGACATCTATTATAGTCTTTGGGATCTTTTACTTCCTTGTATCCGATGGGGTGCGCGTATTTGGAAAAATATCGCTAAAAGACTTCTTTCTCAGCACCCGCTGGTACCCAACTTACGAAGATGCCGAGTTTGGAATTCTCGCCTTGCTCGCCGGTACTCTGAGCGTTACGGGATTAACCCTGGCTGTGGCGATTCCCATGGGTTTTATCTGTGCGATCTTTCTGGCCGAGTTCAGCGGCAAGAAAAGCCACGATGCTATCAAATATATCTTCGAACTCATGGCTGGTATCCCGTCGGTTGTACTGGGGAGTTTCGGTCTCAAGTACGTTTCCAGATGGTTGATGGAGCACTTCCCACTCCAAATATGGACCGGGCTGAACGTCATGAACGCCTCATTAATGCTTTCTGTCCTCGCGATGCCGTATTTTGTTACTCTCATGGAAGATGCCCTGAGAGCCGTTCCGATTGATCAGAAAGAGGCTTCGCTCGCTCTGGGTGCGAACATGACTGGCACAATTTTCAGGATACTCTTGCCTCAGGCAAGGAGCGGCATACTGAATGCGATCATACTTGGAACCAACAGAGTGATCGGTGAGACCATGGTAGTTCTCATGATTGCAGGAGGAGCTACTATGATTCCCAGTTCGATCTTTGACCCGGTCAGGCCACTAACCTCGGCAATTGCCGGGGAAATGGGAGAAGTCGAGTTGGGAAGCACACATTATTTTGCCCTTTTCATGATCGGCGTAGTACTTATGGTGATTTCGACTGTTTTCACTCTGATAGCCATGAAGTTAAAAAGGAGTAAAGAAAAATGA
- the phoU gene encoding phosphate signaling complex protein PhoU produces MTQERQHHLEAGFNRLKSMLSDMIENVRSSLVKAIDALDRLDGDSAKAVIDGDQIIDDLQRKMDLEICNYIGRFQPLAEDLRYVLTMMKLATDLERIGDLAVNIAEVAVRYENQTLVKPLIHIKKMTAVVENMLDEIIRAYYNRDIEVTRKVWSDDAKVDEYYVYIKREVRDKLVNMTDPKAIAQLLDLLLVARFLERAGDHATNIAEEIYYIAKGANLKEEMRR; encoded by the coding sequence ATGACTCAAGAAAGGCAGCATCACCTTGAAGCGGGTTTCAACAGGTTGAAATCGATGCTCTCTGATATGATAGAGAACGTCAGATCCAGCCTTGTAAAGGCGATAGACGCTTTAGACAGACTCGACGGAGACTCTGCCAAGGCGGTTATAGATGGTGATCAGATCATAGATGATCTGCAACGCAAAATGGACCTGGAGATATGTAACTATATAGGAAGATTCCAGCCTCTGGCCGAAGATCTGAGGTATGTCCTAACTATGATGAAGCTCGCTACCGATCTAGAGAGAATAGGAGATCTGGCCGTAAATATCGCCGAAGTTGCCGTGAGGTACGAAAACCAGACGCTGGTGAAGCCTTTGATCCATATCAAGAAGATGACCGCCGTAGTAGAGAATATGCTCGATGAGATTATCAGGGCTTATTACAACAGAGATATCGAAGTTACCAGAAAAGTCTGGAGCGATGACGCCAAGGTCGATGAATACTATGTTTACATAAAACGCGAAGTTCGCGATAAACTGGTAAATATGACCGATCCAAAAGCCATAGCCCAATTGCTGGATCTTTTGCTCGTTGCCAGGTTTCTCGAAAGGGCTGGCGATCATGCTACCAATATCGCCGAGGAGATCTACTATATCGCGAAAGGCGCCAATCTCAAGGAGGAAATGCGACGTTGA
- a CDS encoding ATP-binding protein: MNESLLNEFSEGVLKIDEGLDIVEANSSARKLLGEVEGRALPDGLHVQGISKIVDSFISDLKFETDTIYVKDDMTLYLHVKVVPPYILLKNITNEKLFENAKMDFVNSIVHEFSTPLAVINGYVQLLIEKREKLPSDVIETIERISRSTNRLARLVEELGLLSNLELQNYRVKVETVNLRELVDEAICDLESKWKRKRLQIEVSVSSDIYAAADSMLLFRIISNLLSNAVKYSSIGEKIEITSYETDRKIFLSVKDNGIGIKSDELPRIFERFYRASNAKTSGSSGLGLGLSLVKHALNLIGGTIDIRSRYMLGTTVTISIPKKI; encoded by the coding sequence ATGAACGAGTCGCTCCTGAATGAATTCAGCGAAGGTGTCCTCAAGATAGACGAGGGACTGGATATTGTCGAGGCCAACTCTTCGGCCAGAAAACTGCTCGGAGAGGTCGAAGGCAGAGCCCTTCCAGATGGTTTACATGTTCAGGGAATATCGAAGATCGTGGATAGTTTTATATCGGATTTGAAATTCGAAACCGACACGATCTACGTCAAGGACGATATGACCCTTTACCTGCATGTGAAGGTGGTTCCACCATACATATTATTGAAAAACATAACTAACGAAAAACTATTCGAAAACGCCAAGATGGATTTCGTGAACTCCATAGTCCATGAATTTTCTACTCCCTTGGCGGTAATCAATGGCTACGTTCAACTGCTCATTGAAAAACGTGAAAAGCTTCCGTCAGATGTGATCGAAACAATCGAAAGAATATCGAGATCGACCAACAGGCTTGCACGCCTAGTGGAAGAGCTGGGTTTACTCTCGAATCTCGAATTGCAAAACTACAGGGTAAAGGTAGAAACGGTAAATCTGAGAGAACTGGTCGACGAGGCCATTTGCGATCTCGAAAGCAAATGGAAGCGGAAGAGATTACAGATCGAGGTATCTGTCTCTTCCGATATCTATGCCGCGGCCGACTCGATGCTTCTCTTCAGAATAATTTCCAACCTTCTTTCTAATGCCGTAAAATACTCGAGCATCGGGGAAAAGATCGAAATCACGTCTTACGAAACTGACCGAAAAATCTTCCTCTCCGTCAAAGACAACGGAATCGGAATTAAAAGCGATGAACTTCCCAGAATCTTCGAGAGGTTCTACCGTGCCAGCAACGCCAAAACTTCTGGCTCTTCGGGGCTGGGACTCGGATTGTCTCTCGTGAAGCACGCTTTGAACCTGATCGGCGGTACGATAGATATCAGGTCTCGCTATATGCTTGGAACCACGGTTACTATTAGCATTCCGAAGAAGATTTGA
- a CDS encoding P1 family peptidase, which yields MRYREYTPLKDGFSTGKLNRITDVPRLRVGHCTIDRDQLTIVRTGVTVLRIDDVISKPVWAASNVFNGYGKSIGLVQVDELGTMESHVFFTNTLSIGAVQQGAVKIALRECHDITSFNAVVMECNDSYLSDIASLSVTDSMAIEAYDGAVKDFKMGSVGAGTGMVCFGFKGGIGSSSRMIEIDGREYTLGALVLANFGRTTDLKIPGLVDVNFEEPQRDGGSLIMVLSTDIPLLPHHLKRIARHLSLSIGILGAPGYHGSGDIALAFSTADRRDPQALTIGEDGSIMSRIFKASVWATVEAILDSMFSSPYTKGFRGTVPSILDSMYQ from the coding sequence GTTAAACAGGATCACCGATGTGCCTCGTTTAAGAGTCGGCCATTGTACGATCGACAGAGATCAGCTAACTATTGTGAGGACCGGCGTCACTGTTCTCAGGATCGACGATGTTATATCCAAACCGGTGTGGGCTGCCAGTAACGTTTTCAATGGCTATGGAAAGTCGATAGGTCTGGTTCAGGTTGATGAGCTCGGGACGATGGAGAGCCACGTTTTTTTTACCAATACTCTGTCCATAGGAGCAGTTCAACAGGGTGCGGTCAAAATCGCTCTCCGGGAGTGTCATGATATAACTTCTTTCAACGCCGTCGTAATGGAATGTAACGACAGTTACCTCAGCGACATCGCTTCTCTCTCAGTCACAGATTCAATGGCGATCGAGGCTTACGATGGTGCCGTGAAAGATTTCAAAATGGGAAGTGTCGGGGCCGGTACGGGAATGGTCTGTTTCGGTTTTAAAGGAGGGATAGGTTCCTCTTCCAGAATGATCGAGATAGATGGCAGGGAGTACACCCTGGGAGCACTCGTACTGGCCAACTTCGGGAGGACAACCGATCTAAAGATACCCGGGCTTGTTGACGTAAACTTCGAGGAACCGCAAAGGGATGGCGGTTCATTGATAATGGTTCTCTCGACAGATATTCCGTTGCTACCCCACCATCTGAAAAGGATCGCCAGACATTTGAGCCTTTCGATCGGAATACTCGGAGCCCCCGGTTACCATGGCAGCGGTGACATCGCGCTGGCCTTTTCCACAGCCGACAGGAGAGACCCTCAGGCACTGACGATCGGAGAGGACGGTTCAATTATGAGCCGTATCTTTAAAGCGTCAGTTTGGGCCACGGTTGAGGCCATACTCGATTCAATGTTTTCATCGCCTTATACGAAGGGATTCCGTGGCACGGTCCCGTCAATTCTGGACAGCATGTACCAATGA
- a CDS encoding PstS family phosphate ABC transporter substrate-binding protein has protein sequence MKKTIATIVLTTLSVVLVLGSTLVIKGSNTVYPVAQLWAEGFKALNPDVEISIEGAGSSTGIKALFNGQTDIANSSRWIKPSEIEQMNRDGKYFVPYIVAYDGIAIIVNRSLAIENITLQQLYDIYSGKVTTWNQIDSSLPKARIVPFSRDNASGTFEYFVEHVMKGDKLAPQVQQLASTSAEVEQIVQNIYAIGYIGMGYITGEVKALTVEGIEPTVANVNAGIYPISRPLFMFVDATNGLPTGTVADFLRYALSPEGQAAVLTVGYVNAYGTK, from the coding sequence ATGAAAAAGACAATTGCAACGATTGTTCTGACGACTCTTTCGGTTGTGCTGGTATTGGGTTCAACACTAGTTATAAAAGGTTCCAACACAGTCTATCCAGTCGCCCAGCTCTGGGCAGAAGGTTTCAAGGCTCTCAACCCAGACGTTGAAATCTCTATCGAAGGAGCCGGTTCATCCACAGGAATTAAGGCTCTTTTCAACGGCCAGACAGATATCGCCAACTCCAGCAGGTGGATCAAACCTTCGGAAATCGAACAGATGAACAGAGACGGGAAGTACTTCGTTCCCTATATCGTTGCCTACGACGGCATAGCCATAATCGTTAACAGATCCCTTGCAATTGAAAACATAACGCTTCAGCAGCTCTACGATATCTACTCTGGTAAGGTGACTACCTGGAACCAGATAGATTCGTCACTTCCAAAGGCAAGAATCGTTCCGTTCTCAAGGGATAACGCTTCCGGAACTTTCGAATACTTCGTGGAGCATGTCATGAAAGGAGACAAACTTGCGCCGCAGGTTCAACAACTCGCTTCCACCAGCGCCGAGGTTGAACAAATAGTTCAGAACATATACGCGATCGGCTACATCGGCATGGGTTATATTACTGGAGAAGTCAAGGCGCTAACCGTCGAAGGAATCGAACCGACTGTTGCAAATGTCAACGCCGGTATATACCCGATATCCAGACCCCTATTCATGTTCGTGGACGCCACTAACGGACTCCCCACGGGAACTGTGGCCGATTTTCTGAGATACGCTCTCTCGCCGGAGGGTCAGGCAGCCGTTCTCACGGTTGGTTACGTAAACGCATATGGCACGAAATAA
- a CDS encoding response regulator transcription factor, with amino-acid sequence MRVLIVDDDPDILNIVRTACESETMEVDTATSAEDLWRVLQSGRPDVILLDIMLPDASGLDLVKKIRLTNPNIPIIFLTARKSDLDMILGLELGADDYVTKPFNPRALVARIKAVLRRSEVSGKLEEQLLIGEVLVNLKSYTVTRNGVSEELTRREFELLKILAENPGRVFTREELLDKVWGIDFYGDFRTVDVHISKLREKIGEKFIRTVRGVGYKFVLGDTK; translated from the coding sequence TTGAGAGTCTTAATAGTAGATGACGATCCCGATATTTTGAACATTGTCAGGACAGCCTGCGAAAGTGAGACTATGGAAGTTGATACCGCGACCAGCGCCGAAGATCTCTGGCGTGTTCTACAGTCAGGCAGACCGGACGTGATCCTTTTGGATATCATGCTCCCAGATGCAAGCGGACTGGATTTGGTCAAGAAAATACGCTTGACAAACCCGAATATCCCCATAATCTTCCTGACGGCCCGCAAATCCGATCTGGACATGATACTGGGACTGGAGCTCGGAGCCGACGATTATGTTACCAAACCCTTCAACCCTCGAGCACTCGTAGCCAGGATCAAGGCTGTCCTCAGGAGGTCCGAAGTATCCGGAAAACTAGAAGAGCAACTTTTAATCGGTGAGGTTCTGGTGAATTTGAAATCTTACACGGTCACACGGAATGGAGTCTCGGAAGAATTAACCAGAAGAGAATTTGAATTGTTGAAAATACTGGCCGAGAACCCCGGAAGGGTCTTCACCCGCGAAGAACTGCTCGATAAAGTCTGGGGGATCGATTTCTATGGCGATTTCAGAACCGTCGATGTTCATATAAGCAAGCTAAGAGAGAAGATCGGCGAGAAGTTCATCAGGACAGTCAGAGGCGTGGGATACAAATTCGTTCTTGGTGATACGAAATGA